The following proteins are co-located in the Cydia fagiglandana chromosome 2, ilCydFagi1.1, whole genome shotgun sequence genome:
- the LOC134676064 gene encoding structural maintenance of chromosomes protein 5 — MPKNARNKAAKAGSIYRIALQNFVTYKEVELFPGPSLNLIIGPNGTGKSTFVCAIILGLCGKTSVIGRAKKISEYVRSGCEEATIEIELYREANEPNVIITRIFNLQDASIWKINNKSVREKQVQELISTMNIQVDNLCQLLPQDRVQDFSKMNAQELLRSTLAAVGGHTSVEQLDALIKTRAEQRGLSTRLLNNAQLLEEKIRQNERLKIIIDAMQQRKEIEQEILMCERKKYWIEYQELREKVNEYKGDREKALKLVEIHSKKLEPLEKAFNKVKSGIGKLEQQKLNAAREVRVLKDKLKETIESVKAQEFTLRDKHSTLMEKVERHKNKERELAEARALLDKLITDKRKFDEEVNEDAVKMELAQLHKKIAKENASIDGIKKQNMEIQFQLESNVTPVIRLHQNKIRSLENVDEKRLEVLKQASEHTYKAVQWLRENRAMFQKKVYEPMILEINFTDPKFARYLEAKVASRDLFAFTFECSQDMNQFTNIVRMEHGLRTVNAVSSEGYPALSHYRAQQKDIGQLSYLGFHTYLLDTITAPDPILRYLCGNYNIQNIPIGNDHTFNNCSKVPSSIKSFFTENHRINISVSRYSGAKSSSTVEIGPARLLANTVDKDELDNHKTQLSELENKAKNMKAKMQDLQNKVANLEVKLNNLNMERKKITENTEKLRALGIQIRLQERKVQDIENEKTFNLQEEKEKCRREQRNVVKKQCKLHQELVGIMKKLQDKLLNGEMWKVKLDISRKATERQESQLRELEIALREAKHTLEDMEARYKNTNTKAHAKLKEAKKACGSELLPQHPSFPFKEQFSELPAELDRLQEHCYELQTRMDCMDKGDEQVIKEYEIREKEIAKLKTDVSSNSDVHKELESKMNAIRAKWLPPLENLLQDIDKSFGEMFAKLGCAGEIKLDKAGSDEDYDKYGISILVRFRTSEQLQQLTRHAQSGGERALSTAMYLMSLQRLTTVPFRCVDEINQGMDPINERKMFHLLVKVTTECDNAQYFLLTPKLLTNLEYNPKIMVHTIMNGKQIMNYKQWNYQEFLNNAKSYRPTNS; from the exons ATGCCTAAAAACGCCAGGAACAAGGCCGCTAAAGCCGGCTCCATTTACAGAATAGCTTTACAAAACTTCGT GACGTATAAAGAAGTCGAATTGTTCCCGGGCCCGTCTCTAAATTTGATAATTGGTCCAAATGGAACTGGAAAATCGACGTTTGTTTGTGCCATTATTCTGGGACTTTGCGGGAAAACCAGCGTCATTGGAAGGGCAAAGAAG ATTTCAGAATATGTCCGTAGTGGATGCGAGGAGGCCACCATAGAGATAGAGCTGTACCGTGAGGCCAATGAACCGAATGTCATAATCACTCGCATCTTCAACCTCCAAGATGCAAGCATATGGAAGATCAACAACAAGTCTGTTAGGGAAAAGCAGGTTCAAGAGCTCATTTCTACTATGAATATTCag GTGGACAACCTCTGCCAACTGCTCCCACAAGACCGGGTGCAAGACTTCTCTAAGATGAACGCCCAGGAGCTCCTGCGGAGTACACTAgcggcggtgggcgggcacacgAGCGTTGAACAGCTGGACGCACTGATCAAGACCAGGGCTGAGCAGCGGGGGCTGTCGACGAGACTGCTGAACAACGCGCAGCTGCTCGAGGAAAAAATACGACAGAACGAGAG ATTGAAAATAATAATCGACGCCATGCAACAACGTAAAGAGATAGAGCAGGAAATATTGATGTGCGAACGGAAAAAGTACTGGATAGAGTACCAAGAATTGCGTGAGAAGGTGAATGAGTACAAAGGCGACAGAGAAAAGGCCCTTAAGCTGGTGGAAATCCATTCAAAGAAGTTGGAGCCTTTGGAAAAGGCTTTCAATAAAGTTAAAAGTGGAATTGGCAAACTGGAACAACAGAAGTTGAATGca GCCCGAGAGGTCCGTGTTCTAAAAGACAAGTTGAAGGAAACAATAGAGTCAGTGAAAGCGCAAGAGTTCACTTTGAGAGATAAACACTCTACTCTGATGGAGAAAGTGGAGCGTCACAAAAATAAAGAGAGAGAGCTGGCCGAGGCCAGAGCTTTACTGGATAAGTTGATTACGGACAAGAGGAAGTTCGACGAGGAAGTTAACG AGGATGCCGTCAAAATGGAGTTAGCGCAACTACACAAGAAGATTGCGAAGGAGAACGCGAGCATAGATGGGATCAAGAAACAGAATATGGAAATACAGTTTCAGCTCGAAAGTAACGTCACGCCCGTGATACGACTACATCAGAACAA AATCCGCAGCCTAGAGAACGTGGACGAAAAACGCCTCGAAGTGCTGAAACAAGCCAGCGAGCACACATACAAAGCGGTGCAGTGGCTGCGCGAAAACCGGGCCATGTTCCAGAAGAAAGTTTATGAACCTATGATACTTGAG ATAAACTTCACGGACCCGAAATTCGCTCGATACCTCGAAGCCAAGGTGGCATCCCGCGACCTGTTCGCGTTCACGTTCGAATGCAGCCAGGACATGAACCAGTTCACGAACATCGTGAGGATGGAGCATGGCCTGCGGACCGTGAACGCCGTCAGCAGCGAGGGGTATCCTGCGCTCTCACACTATAGGGCGCAGCAGAAGGACATAGGACAGCTGAG ctATCTCGGTTTCCACACGTACCTTTTGGATACGATAACGGCGCCCGATCCCATCTTGCGGTACCTGTGTGGCAATTACAATATACAAAACATACCCATAGGAAACGACCACACCTTCAATAATTGCTCCAAAGTGCCTTCCAGCATTAAATCTTTCTTTACTG AAAATCATCGCATCAACATCAGCGTGTCGCGCTACAGCGGGGCGAAGTCGAGTTCCACGGTGGAGATAGGGCCCGCGAGACTTCTAGCCAACACTGTCGATAAGGACGAGCTTGACAACCACAAAACTCA GCTTTCAGAACTTGAGAATAAAGCTAAAAACATGAAAGCTAAAATGCAAGATCTTCAAAATAAAGTAGCAAATTTAGAAGTCAAGCTGAACAACCTGAACATGGAGAGAAAAAAGATCACCGAAAACACTGAGAAG CTTAGAGCGCTCGGCATACAGATACGTCTTCAAGAGAGAAAGGTCCAAGATATTGAAAACGAAAAAACTTTCAATCTACAGGAAGAAAAAGAGAA ATGTAGACGGGAACAGAGGAACGTCGTGAAGAAGCAGTGCAAGTTGCACCAGGAACTAGTAGGCATTATGAAAAAGCTGCAGGATAAATTGCTCAATGGAGAAATGTGGAAG gtaaaATTAGACATCAGTAGAAAGGCGACAGAAAGACAGGAATCACAATTAAGGGAACTTGAAATAGCATTGCGAGAGGCAaag CATACATTAGAAGACATGGAAGCACGCTACAAGAATACGAATACGAAAGCTCACGCTAAACTGAAAGAGGCAAAGAAAGCGTGCGGCAGCGAGCTCTTGCCGCAGCATCCAAGCTTCCCCTTCAAGGAGCAGTTCAGTGAGTTACCGGCTGAGCTGGATAGACTGCAGGAGCACTGCTACGAGCTACAAACAAGGATGGATTGTATGGACAAGGGAGATGAACAG GTGATCAAAGAATATGAGATAAGGGAAAAAGAAATAGCGAAATTAAAGACCGACGTCAGCAGCAACAGTGACGTCCACAAGGAGCTTGAAAGCAAAATGAATGCTATCAG agcgAAATGGCTGCCTCCATTGGAAAACTTACTGCAGGATATAGACAAAAGCTTCGGAGAAATGTTCGCCAAGCTGGGTTGCGCCGGGGAAATCAAACTCGACAAAGCTGGAAGTGAT GAGGACTACGACAAGTACGGCATTTCTATCCTGGTCCGTTTCCGGACGTCTGAACAACTGCAGCAGTTGACAAGGCACGCGCAGTCGGGCGGCGAGCGCGCGCTGTCCACCGCCATGTACCTCATGTCGCTGCAGCGGCTCACCACCGTGCCGTTCCG